GAGAATGAAGATCTAAGACAAAGGTTGCACGATCAAGACAACAAGGATTCGGTAGTTAAGGGTACGTACATAATGCacagttgtttaaaaaaattatgtacACCTGGTTGCATAATTGCGAGGTAGGCCTAGCTGTCCAAACTTGAGGTACAAGCCGCCCTCAATATGGCCACCGAGCCAAGCTGACCCTCACTCTGTTGcatgttttcatgtcattttcCAGGCAACCATGGATaacagtttacattttttttacttaaacttGTGTTTTGTTTTGCACAGACCCTGGAAGTAACCAGTATGCTGTTCACCTCCCTGACTTGTCAAGGAAGACCTGTTCCAGCCATTCAGCTGTCGGCCAATCCCAGAAGCCAATCAAAACACAGGGTGATGAGCGAAGAAGCTCCAGGAGACAGCAGAAGGACAAAATGCTTCAGAGCAGAGGGTCTGTCTCTTTTACAGATACAGCAGCTCAGCAGGAACCAGAATGCCTCAAAAACATCCCAGACACTGCGGTTTCCACCCTAATTTTCAAAAACATAAAGACAGAACCTGATATGGAGGATGACTACGCCATAGACCTCTCAAAGCCCCCGTCTCCTCTCAACCTGGCTTCTAAGCAAATGAAGACAGAGAGTGCTGAGGTGAATTACATCATTCCTGAAGAGCATGATGAACACCTTCAGTCACCACTGGACACAGATGTGGACTCTAGAGACAGCGACAGTGACGTAAAAGTCACCATAGTGTCTGACAGTCACATGGCCATGGAGATGGGAGACGAGTGCGACCATTTTGTTGAGTCAGAGGGAAGGCTGTGTCACAATGTAACTGGAGAGGCTGAACCAGAAGAAGACCCCTTCCTGACGTACTACCCTGACATGggatctgaccctgctgggatgAGTGGGGAGGACATTTTACCCACTTTGAACTCTGCAGAGCCCTCTAAAAACGCACAAGGCTTCTACAACTGCACCCAGTGCGAGAAGACATTTCGTCGAGTGAACTCCCTCAACATCCACCTGAGGACTCATAGTGGCGAGAAGGCCCACTGCTGCAACTACTGCGGCAAACGCTTTGGCCGAGCAGACCTGCTCAAGTCCCACAAACGCACTCACACGGGAGAGAGACCGTTCAGCTGCGACCTCTGTGGTAAGAACTACGGTCACCCGGGCCAGCTCAGGATACACAAGCGTGTTCATACGGGAGAGAGACCGTACTGCTGCCCACACTGTGGGAAACGCTTCAGTGAACACAACCAGCTTAAAGTCCATTTAcgaactcacacaggagagaggccatACAGTTGCACTGTGTGCGCCAAAACMTTYAGCAACGCAGGTAACCTGMGRATACAYCARAGAATWCACACTGGKGARAAGCCTTACTGCTGTGTACAGTGTGGCAAGAGGTTCAATGGTATGGGGGACCTGAAAACACATTACAGGATTCATACAGGGGAGAGGCCGTACCATTGTGACCTGTGTGAGAAGACCTTCAGCCAGGCAGGCCACCTCACCATACACAAGCGgatgcacacaggagagaaaccRTACACRTGCTCAGAGTGYGGKAARAGSTTCAGYGTGGCRAGCAGCCTCAAGYT
This portion of the Salvelinus sp. IW2-2015 linkage group LG4q.1:29, ASM291031v2, whole genome shotgun sequence genome encodes:
- the LOC111961620 gene encoding zinc finger and SCAN domain-containing protein 2-like, whose translation is MAKSKDLKVFLESSLNAIFKATVSDILESVDQTLSEYKGKLQRIETENEDLRQRLHDQDNKDSVVKDPGSNQYAVHLPDLSRKTCSSHSAVGQSQKPIKTQGDERRSSRRQQKDKMLQSRGSVSFTDTAAQQEPECLKNIPDTAVSTLIFKNIKTEPDMEDDYAIDLSKPPSPLNLASKQMKTESAEVNYIIPEEHDEHLQSPLDTDVDSRDSDSDVKVTIVSDSHMAMEMGDECDHFVESEGRLCHNVTGEAEPEEDPFLTYYPDMGSDPAGMSGEDILPTLNSAEPSKNAQGFYNCTQCEKTFRRVNSLNIHLRTHSGEKAHCCNYCGKRFGRADLLKSHKRTHTGERPFSCDLCGKNYGHPGQLRIHKRVHTGERPYCCPHCGKRFSEHNQLKVHLRTHTGERPYSCTVCAKTFSNAGNLRIHQRIHTGEKPYCCVQCGKRFNGMGDLKTHYRIHTGERPYHCDLCEKTFSQAGHLTIHKRMHTGEKPYTCSECGKXFSVASSLKLHLRTHTGEKXXSCSXCGKSFSRSGHLKRHEQVHTKEKVYPCDQCGKTYTDQSSLKKHQKTHGAEELRTEELRTEELRTEELRTQENESSTSGTDVPHNLEIKTED